The Papaver somniferum cultivar HN1 chromosome 3, ASM357369v1, whole genome shotgun sequence genome includes a region encoding these proteins:
- the LOC113361518 gene encoding F-box protein SKIP23-like encodes MEVDWSKLPPYLVELVALKLTLDTDYIKFRSVCPKWRSLLSPSSPHLPPWLMLTFCADPQLPTRRQFYFNGGGGASKCDFQNRLKLPEEDCKWGRCVGSSNGLIVLLSGKNSDILLFNPITRTQVFLPKFKIFPKVSCIRKIVLSKEGGDCIALASISKRFELGYCKKGNKAWSVIKEARGYGYDIIYFKGLFYGVNIIGWLAICDVNGVSPVVTVIKPSISVLYWDKDDLFHKFYLVDSFGELLLVARYLSVVNDPKFKNSDVIKTSKFRVFRLDTSAASSSSSSSSYAKWVEVYDLGERMLFVGGGSSALCLAASEVSGCEGNCVYFVSEYNDSPWNPDTGVFNLANSKIQPLKFPNSEWRCTPTAVWVKPYPC; translated from the coding sequence atggAGGTCGATTGGTCTAAACTTCCACCTTATTTGGTTGAATTAGTAGCATTAAAACTAACCCTAGATACTGATTACATCAAATTTCGTTCAGTATGTCCAAAATGGAGATCTTTATTATCTCCTTCATCTCCTCATTTACCACCATGGTTGATGCTTACTTTTTGTGCTGATCCTCAACTTCCTACTCGTCGCCAGTTTTACTTCAATGGTGGAGGTGGTGCTTCTAAATGTGATTTTCAAAACCGGTTGAAATTACCTGAAGAAGATTGTAAATGGGGTCGTTGTGTTGGGTCTTCTAATGGTTTGATCGTTCTTCTTTCAGGTAAAAATTCAGACATTCTTCTCTTTAACCCCATTACTAGAACTCAAGTCTTTCTTCCAAAGTTTAAAATTTTCCCAAAAGTGTCATGTATTCGGAAAATAGTGTTGTCCAAAGAAGGGGGTGATTGCATTGCTTTAGCAAGTATTAGTAAACGATTTGAATTAGGCTACTGTAAGAAAGGAAACAAAGCATGGTCAGTTATTAAGGAAGCTAGAGGTTATGGGTATGATATTATCTATTTTAAGGGTTTATTTTATGGTGTTAACATCATTGGGTGGTTAGCTATTTGTGATGTTAATGGGGTTTCACCAGTAGTCACTGTAATCAAACCATCTATATCAGTGCTGTATTGGGATAAAGATGACCTATTTCACAAGTTTTATCTAGTGGATTCATTTGGAGAATTGTTGTTGGTTGCTCGTTATCTTAGTGTTGTAAATGATCCCAAGTTTAAGAATAGTGATGTTATCAAGACGAGTAAATTTCGGGTTTTTAGACTAGATACATCTGCAGCCTcgtcgtcgtcatcatcatcgAGCTATGCAAAATGGGTTGAAGTGTACGATTTAGGTGAGCGGATGCTGTTTGTGGGTGGGGGAAGCTCTGCATTGTGTTTAGCAGCGTCTGAGGTTTCTGGTTGTGAAGGGAATTGCGTATATTTTGTTAGTGAATATAATGATAGTCCTTGGAATCCTGATACAGGTGTTTTTAATTTAGCCAATTCTAAGATTCAGCCCTTAAAGTTTCCTAACAGTGAATGGCGCTGTACTCCTACTGCTGTTTGGGTTAAGCCTTACCCATGTTAA